The following DNA comes from Cucumis sativus cultivar 9930 chromosome 7, Cucumber_9930_V3, whole genome shotgun sequence.
taatttcttttagacCTTCCCAAATTTCACACAATTGAACCTTTCAACTTAATCACACTGTCAAATAAAAGTTGTAGCACTTCATTACGTATACATATCACAATCGCAAGAATGGAGACAgaaaaaatttactttcacAACACAAAAATGTACATAGAAGAGAAGGAAATCTATTTTCCTTCCCTTTGAAATAGTAAACAGCTTATTGAGTAAGTAATGTTCTAAATATAATCACATGATTTAGGGAAAAAAACATAGAGATTGGAGAATAGAAATCACTGAGAGGGAGAAAACTTGAGTGAAATACTATTGACACAATGGCGCTCATTTGTGGGTGTTCGAAAGCCTTCTCCTTTAAAAACATGACCCAGATGACCACCGCAAGCAGCACATGTGATTTCAGTTCTCATCCCATCAGGGTCAGGCTGGTCAATACAAAAGCAATGTCATTATTTCAACTCTAGAATGTTGCTGGAGGGAGAACTTTCAATTCTTGTTCTATGTCATTCTTGTTTTCAACTAAATGATAATATGACGTGCTTATTGATCATCACATGctagtttcttttcttttaccatcTATGAATATTCCTCCGAGTTTGTGTATACTTTGGCTATTCTCAAGGGACAACAATATTAAATCTGAGATAGACTACCGTGATTTGGATTCGTTTCTTCTAGGCACTTTATGATATAGGACATATGTAATTGATTTGGTATGACACAATCGATAAGAGGATTTTGATATGTTGGTTGTCTGTTTTAGATCATCTATTCTGTCTAGCCCTCTACTTTCTTCGGTTATTTGTCTTTCACTTCTTCATATCTTATAGACAACATTTGTCCAATACACATGTTTCGTCAGTAGTTTAGACTCGGGAGTCATTCTAGTTTATTCTTCCTATTTCCATCTGGTCAGAAGGAGCCTCTTTTCAATAAAGAAACTCCCTCTCTGTTAGAGGAATCTATTGCAATATTGCAGAGAAGTGAGAAAATGATATATCATATTGAACAATACAACGAGCTCCTAAAAGGTCAGAGTCCTGACTCCTGCACACTAGGAAGGATGGAGGTCAAAAACTTACAGTGCTTTTAATGGCTCCAGGGATACCGTCGAAAAATGCTGGCCAACCACAGCCGGAGTTGAATTTGGTATTCGACTTATAAAGAGGTGCCTCACATCCGGCACAGTGATAGACTCCCTCGCCATAGAATTTGTCATAAATGCCAGTTCCTGGATACCTGTAATACCCCAACTTCAGATCTGTAAAAGGAACTTAATCTTGCAATAGAGATTGACAGAAAATAACACAGATATTATATTGcattgcaaaataaaaatggaactTACAATTGCTGATCACTTTGACTCTTTGAGAGTCTAAAAACTCTCCTAAGATTTTGACTAACTTTCCTCTCTCACCCACTCTATCTCTGTTCATCCTTTTACTAACCAACTTTTTTAACGAGTCTCTAAAGGCAGAACATGTACTCCTGATCTCCAAAATAATATTCTGTGAGAGCCCTAGTTAGtgatatatagatatattagGTTTATTAGTAGGATAATAGTAAGGGCATACGGATCATTAGCCAAGGATACCTTGGTTATAAATGTAGTGTGTTACAGTCCTACTCCTCGGAGAGCGTGCATCAATCTGAAAGGAATATCTATTGTGGGAATTTGGAAGCATGTACACCCCTCAAAAGgctatgaaattttagtttcttcattGGTTTTACAAGATATATTTCTAATTCCATCTTTTAGTGTACTTAGCTGTTCTTGAGTTTTCCGAACAAATTGGATTCTAATATATCTCGAACTAGACCCCTCACATACTCTGATTCCCTTAACAAATATCCATACAGGCTGCAACTTGCAATCAACAACCAACCAcagaattaaagaataaacaCAACCTAAAAACGAAAAGACCCACTTACTCTGTTCCTTTTTGCCGGAGAATTCGAAACTGCTCCGGCGAAAGGATGGCTCGCCACTCCTCCTCCGATTTCTGGACTGAATTAGGCGAAGACATGGCCAAAACACGACTCTGACGGAAGCCACGGGATCTCAGAGGAAAAGCCCCACCAAAACGAGTAGGGGAGATGGCGAAAGAAGTGGGATTGggggagagagaagaagattgGAAATGGGTTTTGAAGAAGGAGTGAGGCGAAGCGGGAAAGGGTGTGGGGTTGGAGAGAAAAGCTcgagaggaagagagagggGAAGTTCGAAGAATAGAAAAGCCCATGAGAGAGATGGAAGAAGATTATTCGGCAGAGAAAGGAGAAGATGACGATGAGGATGACGATGATGGGGAATTCGATTGCTTGCACTTTGGATCGTGTGGACAATGAGAAGccaagaaataagaaataatatcaGGCCACGTTTACCATAGAGTTGTAAGGATATTCTCAAATATTGCACccaaattcaaactatttaccCACTctataaaatcattaaattctCTATAGTTTAAATGATATGAGTTTGATTGTGATTGTGATTCATATTGTTTAAATGGTTACAACTATTTAGACTTGTGTTTTTTACATtgaaataaactataaaattgtTGGATAGAAAGTTGTAGTAAGTCATCACAATTTGAAAGCTATTATATTTATTGCTTTTCTTTGgccaaaaagaaacaaaacacaCTAAGATATCTTAATACAGAATCAATTGTTGTTTATAGGCATTGAAAATCTACAAGTTGGGCAGTAATGACTTGTCTTCAACCACGTCCTTATACATTCTTCATGAAACATATGCAAGCATGGCATTTGTAACACCACTCCCTCACTTCCTTTCATCTTTTTACTAATTTCCTCCAAACAGATAACACAATTAATGCTTTTGTCCTCACCCACTTTCACTATCTCCTCCTTTTCCACTCTCTTCAGCATACTCTCCATAGCACTCTCGCTTGCTGGAACCATCGTTACTTGTGGTTGATCTATCGTTTCTTCTGGTTGGTCTATTGCATGAATCATTCGAAGAAGCAGCAACTCTATCGTAATTTCGAGAGGATATATCTCTTCAAGCAGTACCCCAGAATTATTctctctatcttcttcttttttaaccCAGTGTTCTATTATTTCGTCAGCCACAAGTTGAATGTTGATGATGCCTCTAAATATCTGAAACTGCTGAAAAAGTAATCGCTTCAAAGTTCTGTTACCATGCCTGAAGACGGAGACAGGAAGTTGGAAAGTTGGAAAGGGATGGTGTGAAACTATGTGTTCAATCATTAAAGTTGATGCAAATGTGTCGCCTTCTTCATCTGCTTGAAAGTGTTGGCATTTGACTTCAACTTTTAACTTCAGGTTGATCTGTTTGACAAATGTTGGGGAGTTGTGTGGAGTTTGATTTTGGCTTTGTGGTTGAAGGCTCAAGTCGGGATCGGTAATTCTTAGTGACATACCCATGAAGCAACCAGTAGACATACAATCATCAAAGTTATGTTCGGCCATTGCGGTTGAGATGAAGACGAAGACCAAGTGGAGAGAGTTATAGCGATGAGAAGATGTGAAAATATGAGAATAGaatgaaagatatatataagagaGACTTTTCCAATTTCCTTAAGGTTTTAGAAAACGGAATTCCATTAGGAAACcaataaaagatt
Coding sequences within:
- the LOC101207895 gene encoding peptide methionine sulfoxide reductase B5, with amino-acid sequence MGFSILRTSPLSSSRAFLSNPTPFPASPHSFFKTHFQSSSLSPNPTSFAISPTRFGGAFPLRSRGFRQSRVLAMSSPNSVQKSEEEWRAILSPEQFRILRQKGTEYPGTGIYDKFYGEGVYHCAGCEAPLYKSNTKFNSGCGWPAFFDGIPGAIKSTPDPDGMRTEITCAACGGHLGHVFKGEGFRTPTNERHCVNSISLKFSPSQ